In Scyliorhinus canicula unplaced genomic scaffold, sScyCan1.1, whole genome shotgun sequence, one DNA window encodes the following:
- the LOC119960486 gene encoding probable G-protein coupled receptor 139: MATADFMVIVVNVMLNRIVAMYWNYTLWLHTPACRFIMFLSSVTIDTSVWLTVTFTFDRLVAICCQKLKTKYCTDKAAVVVITVVTSLSILKNIPWPFLYSSYYRSVPLGCRLSTHFFILDIWIAFSWIQQLLTPVIPFFLILFFNIVTIKRILIANGGRMRLRQHSSDRDENDPELMNRRRSIVLLFAVSSSFILLWMTTVTYFMYSRITVTFKRRIEFTIFPVYQEAGIMLQLLSSCTNTAIYTVTQRKFRNLLFKVIKYPFSVICSH, translated from the coding sequence ATGGCGACAGCTGATTTCATGGTTATTGTCGTTAATGTAATGTTGAATCGCATTGTTGCAATGTATTGGAATTACACTTTGTGGCTACACACTCCCGCCTGCAGATTCATTATGTTCCTGTCGTCCGTTACCATCGACACTTCTGTTTGGTTAACGGTCACTTTTACCTTTGATCGCTTGGTGGCCATTTGCTGTCagaaactgaaaacaaaatattgcaccGACAAAGCCGCTGTTGTTGTTATCACCGTTGTGACCTCGCTGTCCATTTTGAAGAACATTCCCTGGCCTTTCCTGTATTCCAGTTATTATCGCAGTGTTCCTTTGGGATGCCGGCTATCAACACATTTTTTTATTCTGGACATTTGGATCGCATTTTCGTGGATTCAGCAGCTGTTAACCCCAGTTATCCCATTCTTTCTGATTTTATTCTTTAATATTGTCACCATCAAACGCATTTTAATAGCCAATGGCGGCCGAATGAGACTGCGGCAACATAGCAGTGACAGAGATGAAAATGATCCTGAGCTGATGAACCGCAGAAGATCGATTGTGTTATTATTTGCAGTTTCCAGTAGTTTCATCCTGCTCTGGATGACAACAGTGACATATTTCATGTATTCTAGAATTACAGTGACCTTCAAGCGCAGAATCGAATTTACCATTTTTCCTGTTTATCAAGAGGCTGGGATTATGTTGCAACTTTTGAGCTCCTGCACCAACACAGCTAtttacacagtaacacagagaAAGTTCAGAAACCTGCTGTTCAAGGTGATCAAATATCCGTTTTCTGTGATTTGTAGTCATTGA